The following are from one region of the Sphingomonas sp. J315 genome:
- a CDS encoding site-specific DNA-methyltransferase, with product MGVANSLFYGDNLDVMRAHFPDGCVDLVYLDPPFNSNANYNILFRSPTGSDADAQVRAFEDRWHWNDAAEDAFDQVMQSGHARAFDLLAAFRSALGTNDMMAYLAMMAIRLIELHRVLKAEGSLYLHCDPTASHYLKLLLDAVFGAERFRNEITWKRTAAHSDGGRYGRNTDTILFYAKGARPRWNPLFTPYDADYAARFRNRDPDGRLWMDDNLTAKGLSGGGYSYAYKGVTSYWRMPVETMERLDREGRLHFTRTGGIRLKRYLDEARGSPVQALWTDIPALNSQAQERLGYPTQKPIALLERIIAASSDPGDLVLDPFCGCGTAVHAAEKLGRRWAGIDVTHLAIGLIEKRMRAAFPGVALRVEGTPRDCAAAADLARRDPYQFQWWAVSMIDAVPFGGRRKGADGGIDGIIYFRPERRQTARALVSVKGGERVGVGVVRDLHSAMERERAPIGVVLTRSSPSAPMLREAAAVGRFHSEATGRSYARMQILTVEELFRGRRPDIPLVDHAAAFRTAPRERVGGEQAVLF from the coding sequence ATGGGCGTTGCCAACTCCCTGTTCTACGGGGACAATCTCGATGTGATGCGGGCGCATTTCCCGGACGGGTGCGTCGATCTGGTCTATCTCGACCCGCCGTTCAACTCGAACGCCAACTACAATATCCTGTTCCGCTCACCGACCGGCAGCGACGCCGACGCACAGGTTCGGGCGTTCGAGGATAGGTGGCACTGGAACGACGCGGCGGAGGATGCCTTCGATCAGGTGATGCAGAGCGGCCACGCGCGCGCCTTCGACCTGCTCGCCGCGTTCCGCAGCGCGCTCGGCACCAACGACATGATGGCCTATCTCGCGATGATGGCGATCCGCCTGATCGAACTGCACCGCGTGCTCAAGGCAGAGGGCAGCCTCTATCTCCACTGCGACCCGACCGCGAGCCACTACCTCAAATTGCTGCTCGACGCTGTGTTCGGCGCCGAGCGCTTCCGCAACGAGATCACGTGGAAACGCACCGCCGCGCACAGCGATGGCGGGCGCTACGGGCGCAATACCGACACGATCCTGTTCTATGCGAAGGGGGCAAGGCCGCGCTGGAACCCGCTCTTCACCCCCTATGACGCCGACTATGCCGCGCGCTTCCGCAACCGCGACCCCGACGGGCGGCTGTGGATGGACGACAATCTGACCGCAAAGGGGCTGTCGGGCGGCGGGTACAGCTATGCGTACAAGGGCGTGACCTCCTATTGGCGCATGCCGGTCGAGACGATGGAGCGGCTGGACCGGGAGGGGCGGCTGCACTTCACCCGCACCGGCGGCATCCGGCTCAAACGCTATCTCGACGAAGCGCGCGGATCGCCGGTGCAGGCGCTGTGGACCGATATCCCCGCGCTCAACTCACAGGCGCAGGAGCGGCTGGGTTATCCCACGCAAAAGCCGATCGCGCTGCTGGAGCGGATCATCGCCGCATCGTCCGACCCCGGCGATCTGGTGCTCGACCCGTTTTGCGGCTGCGGCACCGCGGTGCATGCCGCGGAAAAGCTCGGGCGGCGCTGGGCGGGAATCGACGTGACCCACCTCGCCATCGGCCTCATTGAAAAGCGGATGCGCGCCGCCTTCCCCGGCGTGGCATTGCGGGTCGAGGGAACACCGCGCGACTGCGCCGCCGCCGCCGATCTCGCCCGGCGCGACCCGTACCAGTTCCAATGGTGGGCAGTGTCGATGATCGACGCGGTGCCGTTCGGCGGACGGCGTAAGGGCGCGGACGGCGGGATCGACGGCATCATCTACTTCCGCCCCGAACGCCGCCAGACCGCGCGCGCTCTGGTCTCGGTCAAGGGCGGCGAGCGCGTCGGCGTCGGCGTGGTCCGCGACCTCCACTCGGCAATGGAGCGCGAACGTGCCCCGATCGGCGTGGTCCTCACCCGCTCGTCTCCGTCCGCCCCGATGCTGCGCGAGGCGGCGGCGGTGGGGCGGTTCCATAGCGAGGCGACCGGGCGCAGTTATGCGCGGATGCAGATTTTGACGGTCGAGGAGCTGTTCCGCGGGCGCCGGCCGGACATTCCGCTGGTGGATCATGCGGCGGCGTTTCGGACGGCGCCGAGGGAGCGAGTGGGCGGGGAGCAGGCGGTGTTGTTTTAG
- a CDS encoding LacI family DNA-binding transcriptional regulator, translating into MARRKQAVTIKHVAADAGVSLQTVSRVINKEPNVRPEMMERVQESIARLGYVPSIAAQRMSGSRSYLIMALNDRERTIAGWRAREGTDWVDQMLLGGMLTCAEHGYRLIVELVDTHSDHIERELSAAIAALQPDGVLLTPPHSANPEIIALLDAAGIDLARIGSLTEGPGFRLTMGDDIAAAMATQHLVELGHQRIGFIAGSLEYELSGWRVDGWRGAMAEAGLSTDGLLAQGDFSIESGRICAPELIDAGATAIIASNDQMALATLEVARARGLSVPGDLSIISFDDTPVVRFSHPAMTAVEQPIAAVTARAVELIIGARAGRETPGAPVVVTPGLAVRESTAPPRP; encoded by the coding sequence ATGGCGCGTCGCAAGCAAGCGGTCACGATCAAGCATGTCGCAGCGGACGCCGGGGTGTCGCTGCAGACGGTGAGCCGCGTCATCAACAAGGAACCGAACGTCCGCCCCGAGATGATGGAGCGCGTGCAGGAATCGATCGCGCGGCTCGGCTATGTCCCGTCGATCGCGGCGCAGCGGATGAGCGGGTCGCGCTCCTACCTCATCATGGCGCTCAACGACCGCGAACGCACCATCGCCGGGTGGCGCGCGCGCGAGGGCACCGACTGGGTCGACCAGATGCTGCTCGGCGGCATGCTGACCTGTGCCGAACATGGTTATCGCCTGATCGTCGAGCTGGTCGACACGCATAGCGACCATATCGAGCGCGAGCTGTCCGCCGCGATCGCCGCGCTTCAGCCCGATGGCGTGCTGCTCACCCCGCCGCACTCGGCGAACCCTGAGATCATCGCGCTGCTCGACGCGGCGGGGATCGATCTGGCGCGGATCGGGTCGCTGACCGAAGGGCCGGGGTTCCGGCTGACGATGGGCGACGACATCGCGGCGGCAATGGCGACGCAGCACTTGGTCGAACTGGGCCATCAGCGGATCGGCTTCATCGCCGGCTCGCTCGAATATGAGCTGAGCGGGTGGCGCGTCGATGGCTGGCGCGGCGCGATGGCGGAGGCGGGACTGTCGACCGACGGGCTGCTGGCGCAGGGAGATTTCAGCATCGAATCCGGCCGCATCTGCGCGCCCGAGCTGATCGACGCCGGCGCGACCGCGATCATCGCCAGCAACGACCAGATGGCGCTGGCGACGCTGGAGGTGGCGCGCGCACGCGGCCTGTCGGTGCCGGGCGACCTGTCGATCATCAGCTTCGACGACACGCCGGTGGTGCGCTTTTCGCACCCTGCGATGACTGCGGTCGAACAGCCGATCGCGGCGGTCACCGCGCGCGCTGTAGAGCTGATCATCGGCGCGCGCGCGGGTCGCGAGACACCGGGCGCACCGGTGGTGGTCACGCCGGGGCTTGCCGTGCGCGAGTCCACCGCACCGCCGCGACCCTAG
- a CDS encoding SapC family protein, with protein MTDHAVLTPEDHRDLRIRRERDAAYGDAVMSCITTPDEFRRVQAHYPILFRRDVERDAFMALAMFGFQDGENLFLNDGHWDADYVPLTIDIQPFLIGGPASGDGPKQVHVDLASPRIAGDEGVRVFDDTGRPTPYLETIAEQLGALDAGWQGSADFFAALRRHDLLEPLTLEITLDDGSTNSLVGFHAVNEDRLRALDGDALGDLHRDGHLMPLFMAVASIGNFTALIARKNRRNADG; from the coding sequence ATGACCGACCACGCCGTCCTGACCCCCGAAGACCATCGCGACCTGCGCATCCGGCGCGAGCGTGACGCCGCCTATGGCGATGCGGTGATGTCCTGCATCACCACCCCCGACGAGTTCCGCCGGGTACAGGCACATTACCCGATCCTGTTCCGCCGCGATGTCGAGCGCGACGCCTTCATGGCGCTGGCGATGTTCGGGTTTCAGGATGGCGAGAACCTGTTCCTCAACGATGGCCATTGGGACGCGGACTATGTTCCGCTGACGATCGACATCCAGCCGTTCCTGATCGGCGGGCCGGCATCGGGCGACGGGCCGAAACAGGTCCATGTCGATCTCGCCAGCCCGCGCATCGCGGGCGACGAGGGCGTGCGCGTATTCGACGACACCGGTCGCCCGACCCCTTATCTGGAAACCATCGCCGAACAGCTCGGCGCGCTCGATGCGGGGTGGCAGGGATCGGCGGACTTCTTCGCCGCGCTGCGACGCCACGATCTGCTCGAACCGCTGACGCTGGAGATCACGCTTGACGACGGATCGACCAACAGCCTGGTCGGCTTCCATGCGGTGAATGAGGACCGGCTGCGCGCGCTCGACGGCGACGCGCTGGGCGACCTGCATCGCGACGGGCATCTGATGCCGCTGTTCATGGCGGTCGCGTCGATCGGCAATTTCACCGCGCTGATCGCGCGCAAGAACCGACGGAATGCGGATGGCTGA
- a CDS encoding tryptophan halogenase family protein encodes MMQVDQGVQNVVIVGGGTAGWLAACLIAAQADRNAERPLSVTLIESPDIATIGVGEGTWPTMRRTLQRIGIDEAEFLTACDASFKQGSRFIGWANGAPGDAYYHPFSPPVDGDARALIAGWREAAGNQPFAATVSPQPGVCDLHLAPRQRSMPGYGGALNYAYHLDAAKLAALLARHGVDRLGVRHVRGHVTGVETREDGHIAAVRIRDGDPISGDLFIDCTGHAAMLIGGHFGVPFIDRSDVLFNDRALAVQLPVDPASPIASQTDATAHAAGWIWDIGLPTRRGVGCVYASAYMDDDAAAATLAGYLGRDPAELGARKLSFRSGHRERFWERNCVAVGLSAGFLEPLEASAIVLIELSLDALLDGFPATRGAMDIHARRFNSLFRYRWDRIVEFLKLHYVPSARTDPYWRAHCDPASIPDRLKELLELWRHQPPSIADFPMVDEIFPAASHQFVLYGMGFPAPPPSAIATDIVGVARGMAQAAQRGRALAASLPTNRAYLDALRAAAPRMALEIP; translated from the coding sequence ATGATGCAGGTGGATCAGGGCGTGCAGAACGTGGTCATTGTCGGCGGTGGAACCGCCGGATGGCTGGCCGCGTGCCTGATCGCCGCGCAGGCCGACCGGAATGCCGAACGGCCGCTGTCGGTGACGTTGATCGAATCCCCGGACATTGCGACCATCGGAGTGGGCGAGGGGACCTGGCCGACGATGCGGCGAACGCTGCAGCGGATCGGCATCGACGAAGCGGAGTTCCTCACCGCCTGCGACGCATCGTTCAAACAGGGGTCGCGCTTCATCGGCTGGGCCAATGGCGCGCCAGGCGATGCCTATTATCACCCGTTCAGCCCGCCCGTGGACGGCGATGCCCGCGCGCTGATCGCCGGATGGCGAGAGGCGGCGGGCAACCAGCCCTTTGCCGCTACAGTCTCGCCCCAGCCGGGGGTATGCGATCTGCACCTCGCGCCGCGCCAGCGTTCGATGCCCGGCTATGGCGGCGCGCTCAACTATGCCTATCATCTCGACGCCGCCAAGCTCGCCGCGCTGCTCGCGCGCCACGGCGTCGATCGGCTCGGCGTGCGGCATGTGCGCGGGCATGTCACCGGCGTCGAGACGCGGGAGGACGGGCATATCGCCGCCGTTCGCATCCGCGATGGTGATCCGATCTCCGGCGACCTGTTTATCGACTGCACCGGCCATGCCGCGATGCTGATCGGCGGGCATTTCGGCGTGCCGTTCATCGACCGCAGCGACGTGCTGTTCAACGACCGTGCGCTCGCGGTGCAGCTGCCCGTCGATCCCGCCAGCCCGATCGCGTCACAGACCGACGCCACCGCGCACGCCGCAGGATGGATCTGGGACATCGGCCTGCCGACGCGGCGCGGGGTCGGGTGCGTCTATGCCTCGGCCTATATGGACGACGATGCGGCCGCCGCGACGCTGGCCGGCTATCTCGGGCGCGACCCGGCGGAACTGGGCGCACGCAAGCTCAGCTTCCGGTCGGGGCATCGTGAACGCTTCTGGGAGCGCAACTGCGTCGCGGTCGGTCTGTCGGCGGGCTTCCTCGAACCGCTCGAGGCATCGGCAATCGTGCTGATCGAACTCTCGCTGGACGCGCTGCTCGACGGATTTCCCGCGACGCGCGGTGCGATGGACATCCATGCGCGCCGGTTCAACAGCCTGTTCCGCTATCGCTGGGACCGGATCGTCGAATTCCTCAAGCTCCATTATGTCCCGAGCGCGCGCACCGATCCCTATTGGCGCGCGCATTGCGACCCGGCATCGATCCCCGACCGGCTGAAGGAGTTGCTGGAGCTGTGGCGGCACCAGCCGCCGTCGATCGCGGATTTTCCGATGGTCGACGAAATCTTCCCCGCCGCCAGCCACCAGTTCGTCCTTTATGGCATGGGCTTCCCCGCGCCGCCGCCATCAGCCATCGCGACCGATATCGTCGGCGTCGCGCGCGGCATGGCGCAGGCGGCTCAGCGCGGCCGCGCGCTTGCCGCCAGCCTTCCCACCAACCGCGCCTATCTTGACGCGCTGCGCGCCGCCGCGCCACGCATGGCGCTGGAGATACCATGA